The following are from one region of the Candidatus Methylomirabilota bacterium genome:
- a CDS encoding ABC transporter substrate-binding protein: protein MPLAAQGQKQAVIGYLSGSSGLGPRERAFRQGLHELGHDDGKTIRIEWRFAWGRDEPLAILAAELVRLKADIIVTDGTAGTRAAKSATAAIPIVMASDADPVGTGHIVSLARPGGNITGLTSIPTGLSGKRLEVLKEAIPGLTRIAVVWNPEPPHSRRAFQETQVAARGLGVRLHSLEVRGTGDYEGAFQAAARGRAGAVTVVSDAAMFTHRAQIVTLAARQRLPTMHTHSLWVQAGGLMSYGTHFPDLHRRAALYVDKILKGARPGDLPVEQPTKFELVINLNTAKTLGLTIPPALLLRADQIIE, encoded by the coding sequence CGCCCAAGGCCAGAAGCAGGCGGTGATCGGTTACCTCTCGGGGAGTAGCGGTCTTGGGCCACGGGAACGGGCGTTTCGCCAGGGGCTACACGAGCTGGGACACGACGACGGCAAGACGATCCGCATTGAGTGGCGCTTCGCGTGGGGACGTGACGAGCCGCTCGCCATACTGGCGGCGGAGTTGGTCCGTTTGAAGGCAGACATCATCGTGACAGACGGGACGGCGGGCACCCGGGCCGCGAAGAGCGCGACCGCGGCCATTCCCATTGTCATGGCCTCCGACGCCGATCCGGTCGGAACCGGGCACATCGTAAGCCTGGCCCGACCGGGCGGAAACATCACCGGCCTGACATCGATTCCTACCGGTCTCAGCGGAAAGCGGCTGGAGGTCTTGAAGGAAGCGATCCCGGGGCTCACCCGAATCGCGGTCGTGTGGAATCCGGAGCCGCCCCACTCGCGGAGGGCGTTCCAGGAGACGCAAGTCGCCGCGCGGGGGCTGGGCGTGCGGCTTCACTCCCTCGAGGTGCGCGGGACCGGCGATTATGAGGGCGCGTTCCAGGCGGCGGCGAGAGGCCGGGCTGGCGCCGTCACCGTGGTGTCGGACGCCGCGATGTTCACGCATCGCGCCCAGATCGTGACACTCGCCGCCAGACAACGGCTCCCGACGATGCACACGCACAGCCTGTGGGTGCAGGCTGGCGGCCTCATGTCCTACGGCACCCACTTTCCGGACCTGCACCGGCGCGCGGCGCTGTATGTCGACAAGATTCTCAAAGGCGCCAGGCCGGGCGATCTGCCGGTCGAGCAGCCGACGAAGTTCGAACTCGTCATCAACCTCAACACGGCCAAGACCCTTGGTCTGACGATCCCGCCCGCGCTCCTGCTGAGAGCCGATCAGATCATCGAGTAG